In the genome of Gordonia rubripertincta, one region contains:
- the ruvB gene encoding Holliday junction branch migration DNA helicase RuvB gives MTGDPDDLEDREVNATPVRSDGDLDAGLRPRSLADFIGQPRVREQLELVLHGAKGRGGTPDHILLSGPPGLGKTSLAMIIASEMGAAIRVTSGPALERAGDLAAMLSNLVEGDVLFIDEIHRIARPAEEMLYLAMEDFRVDVVVGKGPGATSIPLDVAPFTLVGATTRSGSLTGPLRDRFGFTAHMEFYEPAELVRVLNRSAGILGIELGPDASAEIARRSRGTPRIANRLLRRVRDYAEVRGDGSITVDVARAALKVYDVDELGFDRLDRAVLDALIRAFGGGPVGVSTLAVAVGEEPATVEEVCEPFLVRAGMIARTPRGRVATAAAWHHLGLTPPAGAMNASFGARPREIGGESLFDEL, from the coding sequence ATGACCGGCGATCCCGACGACCTCGAGGATCGCGAGGTCAACGCCACGCCGGTCCGTTCCGACGGCGACCTCGACGCCGGTCTGCGGCCCCGGTCCCTGGCCGACTTCATCGGCCAGCCGCGCGTCCGCGAACAGCTCGAACTCGTCCTGCACGGCGCCAAGGGGCGCGGCGGCACCCCCGACCACATCCTGCTGTCCGGTCCTCCGGGACTCGGCAAGACGTCGCTGGCCATGATCATCGCCTCGGAGATGGGCGCCGCGATCCGCGTGACCTCCGGGCCGGCGCTCGAACGCGCCGGTGACCTGGCGGCCATGCTCTCCAACCTCGTCGAGGGCGACGTCCTGTTCATCGACGAGATACACCGCATCGCCCGGCCTGCCGAGGAGATGCTGTATCTCGCGATGGAGGACTTCCGAGTCGACGTCGTCGTCGGCAAGGGGCCCGGAGCAACCTCCATCCCCCTGGACGTCGCCCCGTTCACCCTGGTCGGGGCCACCACCCGGTCCGGGTCGCTGACCGGCCCGCTGCGCGACCGCTTCGGGTTCACCGCGCACATGGAGTTCTACGAGCCCGCCGAACTCGTCCGGGTCCTCAACCGCTCCGCCGGCATCCTCGGCATCGAACTGGGGCCGGACGCCTCCGCGGAGATCGCACGCCGCTCGCGCGGCACGCCGCGAATCGCCAATCGCCTGCTCCGCCGGGTCCGCGACTACGCCGAGGTCCGGGGCGACGGCTCGATCACCGTCGACGTCGCCCGTGCCGCCCTGAAGGTCTACGACGTCGACGAACTCGGCTTCGACCGACTCGACCGCGCCGTCCTCGACGCCCTGATCCGGGCCTTCGGCGGGGGACCGGTCGGGGTGTCGACGCTGGCCGTGGCGGTGGGCGAGGAGCCCGCGACCGTCGAAGAGGTCTGCGAACCGTTCCTGGTCCGGGCCGGGATGATCGCCCGCACCCCACGGGGACGCGTCGCCACCGCGGCGGCCTGGCATCACCTGGGCCTGACACCGCCCGCCGGCGCGATGAACGCCTCCTTCGGCGCCCGTCCCCGCGAGATCGGCGGCGAGTCCCTGTTCGACGAACTCTGA
- the ruvA gene encoding Holliday junction branch migration protein RuvA, protein MIASVRGPVLEIALDHAVIDCAGVGYRVLATPATLSRLRRGDEATLLTSMIVREDSMTLYGFTEPDARALFALLQTVTGVGPRLAMATLAVLEPESLRRALADSDTKALTSVPGIGKRVAERLCVELRDKVDRPSGDTATGTVPAGGIREQVAEALVGLGFTAAPAEKAVTAILAENPDADASTVLRRSLAMLGKAS, encoded by the coding sequence ATGATCGCGTCAGTCCGCGGTCCGGTTCTGGAGATCGCCCTCGACCACGCCGTGATCGACTGTGCGGGAGTCGGTTACCGCGTACTCGCAACGCCGGCCACGCTGTCGCGGTTGCGTCGCGGCGACGAGGCGACGCTGTTGACCTCGATGATCGTCCGCGAGGACTCGATGACGCTGTACGGGTTCACCGAACCCGACGCCCGCGCGCTGTTCGCTCTGCTGCAGACCGTCACCGGCGTCGGCCCGCGGCTCGCGATGGCGACCCTGGCGGTCCTCGAACCGGAGTCGTTGCGACGCGCCCTGGCCGACTCCGACACCAAAGCGCTGACCTCGGTGCCCGGCATCGGCAAGCGTGTCGCCGAACGACTCTGCGTCGAACTGCGGGACAAGGTGGACCGTCCGTCGGGTGACACGGCCACCGGCACCGTCCCCGCCGGCGGGATCCGCGAACAGGTCGCCGAAGCGCTCGTCGGGCTCGGCTTCACCGCCGCGCCGGCCGAAAAGGCAGTCACCGCGATCCTCGCCGAGAACCCCGACGCCGACGCATCGACCGTGCTCCGTCGCTCGCTGGCGATGCTGGGCAAGGCCTCGTGA
- the ruvC gene encoding crossover junction endodeoxyribonuclease RuvC, with protein sequence MRVMGVDPGLTRCGIALVESGRGRSVTALDVDVVRTPSDMDLAERLLAIYTSACHWLDVHQPDVVAIERVFAQNQVSTAMGTAQAGGVIALAASQRGVPVRFHTPSEVKAAVTGSGRADKAQVTAMVTRILGMQTKPKPADAADALALAICHCWRGPMMERMAAAQKQADAAAAKHRQRLAQAREGSRA encoded by the coding sequence GTGCGCGTCATGGGCGTCGATCCCGGACTCACGCGGTGCGGTATCGCGCTGGTGGAGTCGGGTCGCGGGAGGTCGGTGACCGCACTCGACGTGGACGTGGTGCGGACCCCGAGCGACATGGACCTGGCCGAGCGGCTGCTCGCGATCTACACCTCGGCGTGCCACTGGCTCGACGTCCACCAGCCCGACGTGGTGGCCATCGAGCGCGTGTTCGCGCAGAACCAGGTGTCGACCGCGATGGGCACCGCGCAGGCGGGCGGCGTCATCGCGCTGGCCGCGAGTCAGCGTGGCGTCCCGGTCCGTTTCCACACGCCGTCGGAGGTCAAGGCCGCAGTCACCGGCAGCGGTCGTGCCGACAAGGCACAGGTGACCGCGATGGTGACGCGAATTCTCGGCATGCAGACCAAGCCGAAGCCGGCCGACGCCGCAGACGCGCTCGCGCTCGCGATCTGTCACTGCTGGCGCGGACCCATGATGGAGCGGATGGCAGCCGCGCAGAAACAGGCCGACGCGGCCGCCGCGAAGCATCGTCAGCGGCTCGCCCAGGCACGAGAGGGGAGTCGCGCATGA
- a CDS encoding YebC/PmpR family DNA-binding transcriptional regulator, protein MSGHSKWATTKHKKAVIDAKRGKMFAKLIKNIEVAARTGGGDPAGNPTLFDAIQKAKKSSVPNDNIERARKRGGGEEAGGADWQTIMYEGYGPNGVAILIECLTDNRNRAAGEVRTAMTRNGGNMADPGSVSYLFTRKGVVTLEKNGQSEDDILMAVLDAGAEEVTDLGDTFEIISEPTDLVAVRTALQDAGIDYDSAEASFRASVEVAVDADGARKVFKLIDALEDSDDVQNVYSNVDISDEVLAELEND, encoded by the coding sequence ATGAGCGGCCATTCCAAATGGGCCACCACCAAGCACAAGAAGGCGGTCATCGACGCCAAGCGCGGCAAGATGTTCGCCAAGCTGATCAAGAACATCGAGGTGGCTGCCCGGACCGGCGGTGGTGACCCGGCCGGCAACCCGACCCTCTTCGACGCCATCCAGAAGGCGAAGAAATCGTCGGTGCCCAACGACAACATCGAACGTGCCCGCAAGCGAGGCGGTGGTGAAGAGGCGGGCGGCGCCGACTGGCAGACCATCATGTACGAGGGCTACGGCCCCAACGGCGTGGCGATCCTGATCGAGTGCCTCACCGACAACCGCAACCGCGCGGCCGGTGAGGTCCGCACCGCGATGACCCGCAACGGCGGCAACATGGCCGACCCGGGCTCGGTCTCGTACCTGTTCACCCGCAAGGGCGTCGTCACCCTCGAGAAGAACGGCCAGTCCGAGGACGACATCCTGATGGCCGTGCTCGACGCCGGTGCCGAAGAGGTCACCGACCTCGGCGACACCTTCGAGATCATCAGCGAACCCACCGACCTCGTCGCGGTGCGCACCGCCCTGCAGGACGCCGGTATCGACTACGACTCCGCCGAGGCGAGCTTCCGGGCATCGGTGGAGGTCGCCGTCGACGCCGACGGTGCGCGCAAGGTGTTCAAGCTGATCGACGCGCTCGAGGACTCCGACGATGTGCAGAACGTCTACAGCAACGTCGACATCAGCGACGAGGTCCTTGCCGAGCTCGAGAACGACTGA
- the pdxT gene encoding pyridoxal 5'-phosphate synthase glutaminase subunit PdxT, with protein sequence MSAGSRPRIGVLALQGDVREHVHALEASGADALPIRRQAELDEIDGIVIPGGESTTMSKLLGIFDLFDPLVERLSDGLPAYGSCAGMIMLASTILDTRPDARHLDALDITVRRNAFGRQVESFETDLDFAGITDRAGAQPMRAVFIRAPWVESVSPDVEVLARVPEGPAEGRIVAVRQGTVLATSFHPEVTGDRRVHEYFVEMVRR encoded by the coding sequence GTGAGCGCCGGATCGCGACCGCGGATCGGGGTTCTCGCACTCCAGGGTGACGTGCGCGAACACGTCCACGCCCTCGAGGCCAGTGGCGCCGACGCGCTGCCCATCCGCAGGCAGGCCGAGCTCGACGAGATCGACGGCATCGTCATCCCCGGCGGGGAGTCGACGACGATGAGCAAGTTGCTCGGCATCTTCGACCTGTTCGACCCGCTCGTCGAGCGGCTCTCCGACGGGTTGCCCGCCTACGGGTCCTGCGCGGGCATGATCATGCTCGCCTCCACGATTCTCGACACCCGTCCCGACGCGCGCCACCTCGATGCGCTCGACATCACGGTGCGGCGCAACGCATTCGGCCGTCAGGTGGAGAGTTTCGAGACCGATCTCGACTTCGCCGGCATCACCGATCGGGCCGGTGCGCAGCCGATGCGGGCGGTTTTCATCCGGGCTCCCTGGGTGGAATCGGTGTCACCCGACGTCGAGGTTCTGGCTCGGGTCCCGGAGGGGCCGGCCGAGGGGCGGATCGTCGCGGTGCGCCAGGGAACTGTGCTCGCGACGTCGTTCCATCCGGAGGTCACCGGAGACCGACGCGTACATGAATACTTCGTGGAGATGGTGCGTCGGTAA
- a CDS encoding acyl-CoA thioesterase: protein MAAIEDILQVEQIETDIYRGGAIPSHLQRTFGGQVAGQALMAATRTVDADHYVHSLHGYFLRPGDPDIPAVFLVDRIRDGRSFVTRRVTGIQRGEAIFTMSASFHVRTDQGYEHQDRMPPVPDPEELTDRLDELGEEERAVFKEWRNFDLRIVPPEKMVTSPYLAAQQRVWFRYRHPLPDDTVFHVGTLAYMSDMTLLGSSRVPHPESNPQVASLDHAMWFMRPFRADDWLLYDQTSPSADGGRALTQGRIFDRKGRMVAAVTQEGLARTGRQMPEDQHARTDR, encoded by the coding sequence GTGGCAGCCATCGAGGACATACTGCAGGTCGAGCAGATCGAGACCGACATCTACCGGGGTGGTGCGATCCCCAGCCACCTCCAGCGCACCTTCGGCGGACAGGTCGCCGGCCAGGCGCTGATGGCGGCGACGCGGACCGTCGACGCCGACCACTACGTCCACTCCCTCCACGGATACTTCCTGCGGCCCGGCGATCCCGACATCCCGGCGGTGTTCCTCGTCGACCGGATCCGCGACGGGCGGTCGTTCGTCACCCGGCGGGTCACCGGCATCCAGCGGGGCGAGGCGATCTTCACGATGTCGGCCTCCTTCCACGTCCGGACCGATCAAGGCTACGAGCACCAGGACCGCATGCCGCCGGTGCCGGATCCCGAGGAACTCACCGACCGCCTCGACGAACTCGGCGAGGAAGAGCGCGCGGTGTTCAAGGAATGGCGCAACTTCGATCTCCGCATCGTGCCGCCGGAGAAGATGGTCACCTCTCCGTATCTCGCTGCGCAGCAACGGGTCTGGTTCCGCTACCGCCACCCGCTGCCGGACGACACGGTGTTCCACGTGGGGACGCTGGCCTACATGAGCGACATGACGCTGCTCGGGTCGTCGCGCGTGCCGCACCCCGAGTCCAATCCCCAGGTCGCCTCCCTCGACCACGCGATGTGGTTCATGCGCCCGTTCCGCGCCGACGACTGGCTGCTCTACGACCAGACGTCGCCGTCCGCGGACGGCGGGCGTGCCCTGACGCAGGGTCGCATCTTCGACCGGAAGGGACGCATGGTCGCGGCGGTCACGCAGGAGGGGCTCGCCCGTACCGGACGCCAGATGCCCGAGGACCAGCACGCCCGGACCGATCGGTGA
- a CDS encoding helix-turn-helix transcriptional regulator translates to MTAIAHQAPQHLRQINARRDAEAHARRQEALARLAARRMPLPGQVSRQNQPGLGHRAGHPHLHRVASPMPTPETAATAEASTGRAKPNLTSREVEVLRTWMLVDSKPAVAQELYISLGTVNTHLTRIRAKYAEIGRPAPTKASLVARAIQDGIMTLDEL, encoded by the coding sequence ATGACCGCGATCGCCCACCAGGCCCCCCAGCACCTGCGCCAGATCAACGCTCGACGCGACGCCGAGGCGCACGCCCGCCGCCAGGAGGCCTTGGCCCGTCTCGCGGCCCGCCGGATGCCGCTCCCCGGACAGGTCTCCCGCCAGAACCAGCCCGGCCTCGGCCACCGCGCCGGACACCCGCACCTGCACCGTGTCGCCTCGCCGATGCCGACGCCGGAGACCGCGGCGACCGCCGAGGCGTCCACCGGTCGCGCCAAGCCGAACCTCACCTCCCGCGAGGTCGAGGTGCTGCGGACCTGGATGCTCGTCGACTCCAAGCCGGCCGTCGCCCAGGAGCTCTACATCTCCCTCGGCACGGTCAACACCCACCTGACCCGCATCCGCGCCAAGTACGCCGAGATCGGTCGTCCGGCCCCCACCAAGGCCTCGCTCGTGGCGCGCGCCATCCAGGACGGGATCATGACGCTCGACGAGCTGTAG
- a CDS encoding PP2C family protein-serine/threonine phosphatase, producing MDAATIVRDASVSGTHIVGELRLEWSAACNVGRVRETNEDAALALPGMYLIADGMGGHDSGELASEAALLTLSEATSAGELNATKVQLDDLLVAAQRRIGEIDTETDRRAGTTATGAVLVTHEQSPHWLVLNIGDSRTYRYQNGSLQQLTTDHSQVQEFIDAGFLTPEQARTDPRRNVITRALGAGMVDPVPDFFNTPAFPGDVLLLCTDGLTGELPDEEIGDILANASSSDEAAGRLVYAALALGAHDNVTVIVVTVHESVPTLTMPALDGAAEGESTDEATAADPN from the coding sequence ATGGATGCGGCGACCATCGTTCGGGATGCCTCGGTCTCGGGCACACACATCGTGGGTGAATTGCGGCTGGAGTGGTCGGCGGCGTGCAACGTCGGCCGGGTCCGCGAGACCAACGAGGATGCCGCACTGGCACTGCCGGGCATGTACCTCATCGCCGACGGCATGGGCGGGCACGACAGCGGTGAACTCGCCAGCGAGGCCGCGCTGCTCACCCTCTCCGAGGCGACGAGCGCCGGTGAACTGAACGCCACCAAGGTGCAGCTCGACGACCTGCTGGTCGCGGCGCAGCGCCGCATCGGCGAGATCGACACCGAGACTGACCGCCGGGCGGGCACCACCGCCACCGGCGCCGTCCTGGTCACCCACGAACAGAGCCCGCACTGGCTCGTCCTCAACATCGGTGACTCGCGCACCTACCGGTACCAGAACGGTTCGCTGCAGCAGCTGACCACCGATCATTCGCAGGTCCAGGAGTTCATCGACGCGGGCTTCCTGACGCCCGAACAGGCGCGAACCGACCCGCGGCGCAACGTCATCACCCGTGCACTCGGTGCCGGGATGGTCGATCCCGTCCCGGACTTCTTCAACACCCCGGCCTTCCCGGGCGACGTACTGCTCCTCTGTACCGACGGGCTCACCGGTGAGCTGCCCGACGAGGAGATCGGCGACATCCTCGCCAACGCGTCGAGCTCTGACGAGGCCGCCGGGCGTCTCGTCTACGCGGCGCTCGCACTCGGCGCCCACGACAACGTCACCGTCATCGTGGTGACCGTGCACGAGTCGGTTCCGACCCTGACGATGCCTGCTCTCGACGGCGCCGCCGAGGGGGAGTCCACCGACGAGGCGACGGCCGCCGACCCCAACTGA